A portion of the uncultured Bacteroides sp. genome contains these proteins:
- a CDS encoding peroxiredoxin: MRSLIGKQAPKFSAAAVVNGNEIVADFSLEQYKGKKAVVFFFYPMDFTFVCPTELHAFQEKLAEFEKRNVAVVGCSVDSEYSHLAWLQTPKNEGGIHGVTYPVVADFSKSISESFGVLAGAYAPDENGNWVCTGAPVAYRGLFLIDKEGVVRHSVINDLPLGRSVDEALRMVDALQHFEEFGEVCPANWTKGQDALKATESGVADYLSNH; the protein is encoded by the coding sequence ATGAGATCATTAATTGGAAAACAAGCACCGAAGTTCAGTGCAGCTGCAGTGGTAAATGGTAATGAAATAGTAGCAGACTTTTCATTGGAACAATATAAAGGGAAGAAAGCTGTGGTTTTTTTCTTCTATCCGATGGATTTTACTTTTGTATGTCCTACAGAATTGCATGCTTTTCAGGAAAAATTAGCTGAGTTTGAAAAAAGAAATGTAGCTGTCGTAGGTTGCTCAGTAGATTCTGAATATTCTCATTTGGCATGGTTACAGACTCCCAAAAACGAAGGAGGAATTCATGGGGTGACTTATCCTGTAGTAGCAGATTTTTCTAAGTCTATCTCAGAAAGTTTTGGCGTATTGGCAGGTGCTTATGCTCCAGATGAAAACGGAAATTGGGTATGTACAGGTGCTCCGGTAGCATACCGTGGTTTGTTCCTTATAGATAAAGAAGGAGTGGTACGTCATTCTGTCATCAACGATTTACCATTGGGACGTAGCGTTGATGAGGCTCTACGTATGGTAGATGCTTTGCAGCATTTTGAAGAATTTGGTGAAGTTTGTCCTGCAAACTGGACAAAAGGTCAAGATGCGCTTAAAGCCACAGAATCTGGTGTGGCCGATTATTTAAGCAATCACTAA
- a CDS encoding RNA-binding protein → MNIYIGNLSYRVRESDLRQVMEEYGTVDSVKLIVDRDTKKSKGFAFVEMSDDNEANQVIKELNGAEYEGRQMVVKEALPRK, encoded by the coding sequence ATGAACATTTACATTGGAAACCTAAGCTACCGCGTTAGGGAATCGGACTTGAGACAAGTTATGGAAGAATACGGAACTGTAGATTCAGTAAAACTGATCGTTGACCGTGATACTAAAAAATCTAAAGGATTTGCATTTGTTGAAATGTCTGATGACAACGAAGCTAACCAAGTTATCAAAGAACTGAACGGTGCTGAATATGAAGGCCGTCAAATGGTAGTGAAAGAGGCTTTGCCTCGCAAATAA
- a CDS encoding aminotransferase class I/II-fold pyridoxal phosphate-dependent enzyme → MGLLQEKLAKYDLPQQVKAKGVYPYFRCIESEQNTEVIMSGKKVLMFGSNSYLGLTNHPKVIEAAVEATRKYGTGCAGSRFLNGTLDLHIQLEKELAEFVGKEDAIIYSTGFQVNLGVVSCVTGREDYVICDELDHASIVEGRRLSFSTALKFKHNDMESLEKELQKCKPESVKLIVVDGVFSMEGDIANLPEIVRLSKKYNASIMVDEAHGLGVLGRQGRGTCDHFGLTNDVDLIMGTFSKSLASIGGFIASDEEVINYLRHNSRPYIFSASNTPGATAAARAALQIMKTEPERIQHLWDMTHYSLKRFRDLGFEIGHTATPIIPLYVRDMDKTFIVTKMLFDEGVFVNPVVPPACSPNDTLIRFSLMATHSQEQIDIAIDKLYKCFKALEILK, encoded by the coding sequence ATGGGATTATTACAAGAGAAGTTAGCAAAGTACGATCTGCCCCAACAAGTTAAGGCAAAAGGCGTATATCCTTACTTTCGATGCATCGAAAGTGAACAGAACACAGAAGTAATCATGAGCGGCAAAAAAGTATTGATGTTTGGCTCTAACTCCTATCTAGGTTTAACAAACCATCCGAAAGTAATTGAAGCTGCCGTTGAAGCTACCCGCAAATACGGTACAGGATGTGCAGGTTCACGCTTCCTTAACGGAACACTTGATCTTCATATTCAGCTCGAGAAAGAATTGGCTGAATTCGTAGGAAAAGAAGATGCAATCATTTATTCTACCGGATTTCAAGTAAACCTTGGTGTTGTGTCGTGTGTTACTGGTCGTGAAGACTATGTTATTTGTGACGAACTTGATCACGCTTCTATCGTTGAAGGACGTCGTCTTTCGTTCTCTACCGCTTTGAAGTTCAAACATAACGATATGGAGTCGTTAGAGAAGGAGTTACAAAAGTGCAAGCCCGAATCGGTGAAGTTAATTGTAGTAGACGGAGTATTCAGTATGGAAGGTGATATTGCCAACCTGCCCGAAATTGTTCGTTTATCTAAAAAGTACAATGCCAGCATCATGGTTGACGAAGCACACGGTTTAGGTGTTTTAGGCAGACAAGGGCGTGGTACTTGCGATCACTTTGGCTTGACCAATGATGTAGATCTTATTATGGGTACATTCAGTAAATCATTGGCCTCTATTGGAGGATTCATTGCTTCAGATGAAGAAGTAATCAACTACCTGCGCCATAATTCACGTCCCTATATCTTTAGTGCCAGCAACACACCCGGAGCTACTGCTGCTGCCCGTGCTGCGCTTCAGATCATGAAAACAGAGCCTGAGCGCATTCAACACTTGTGGGATATGACCCACTACTCATTGAAACGTTTCCGTGATCTGGGTTTCGAAATAGGTCACACCGCTACTCCAATCATCCCGCTTTATGTGCGTGACATGGATAAGACGTTCATAGTAACGAAAATGTTGTTTGACGAAGGTGTATTTGTGAATCCTGTGGTTCCGCCTGCATGCTCTCCTAACGACACATTAATCCGCTTTTCATTGATGGCTACTCACAGCCAAGAACAGATTGACATAGCAATCGATAAGCTCTACAAATGTTTTAAAGCACTGGAGATTCTGAAGTAA
- a CDS encoding diacylglycerol kinase family lipid kinase, whose product MMKKLLFIINPASGTQGKEFILNQLSDVIDREKYSWEVVKTQRAGHAVDIAAQAVCDGIDEVIAIGGDGTVNEIARSLIHTKTALGIVPCGSGNGLARHLQIPMEPRKALEVINEGLFDVIDYGKINDIPFFCTCGVGFDAFVSLKFANAGKRGLLTYLEKTLQESLTYQNQTYELETEDGTKKYKAFLIACGNASQYGNNAYITPQATLTDGLMDVTILEPFTVLDVPSLAYQLFNKTIDQNSRIKTFRCQKLRINRSKSGVVHFDGDPMMMGESINVEIIKKGLNVVVPREKEKDARNVLQKAQEYVNGLQRLNELFVEDFANKNRVMMNKNRALLKKLTKRD is encoded by the coding sequence ATGATGAAAAAACTACTTTTTATTATCAACCCTGCTTCAGGAACTCAAGGGAAAGAGTTTATCTTGAACCAATTGAGTGATGTGATAGATAGAGAAAAATATTCTTGGGAGGTTGTTAAAACCCAGAGGGCAGGGCATGCCGTCGACATAGCCGCTCAAGCTGTATGTGATGGAATAGATGAAGTTATCGCTATTGGGGGCGACGGTACGGTGAACGAAATCGCTCGCTCACTCATTCACACAAAAACAGCTCTGGGCATTGTGCCCTGTGGATCAGGCAATGGATTGGCAAGGCATCTGCAAATTCCAATGGAACCCAGAAAAGCGCTCGAAGTGATTAATGAGGGTTTATTTGATGTTATAGACTACGGTAAAATTAATGATATTCCTTTCTTCTGTACTTGTGGAGTCGGTTTTGACGCTTTTGTGAGCCTGAAATTTGCCAATGCGGGTAAAAGAGGATTACTCACTTATTTGGAAAAGACTCTGCAGGAGAGCCTGACGTATCAGAACCAAACTTATGAGTTGGAAACAGAAGATGGCACGAAGAAATATAAAGCCTTTCTGATTGCCTGCGGCAATGCTTCTCAATATGGCAATAATGCGTATATCACTCCACAAGCAACGCTGACAGACGGATTAATGGATGTAACCATCTTGGAACCTTTCACAGTGCTAGATGTACCTTCGCTGGCTTATCAGCTTTTTAATAAGACGATTGATCAAAATAGTCGCATAAAGACTTTCCGCTGCCAGAAGTTACGTATTAATCGTAGTAAATCGGGGGTTGTACATTTTGATGGAGACCCCATGATGATGGGTGAAAGTATCAACGTGGAAATCATAAAGAAAGGACTAAATGTAGTTGTGCCTCGCGAAAAAGAGAAAGATGCACGCAATGTGTTGCAAAAGGCACAGGAATATGTCAATGGGTTGCAGCGTCTCAATGAACTTTTCGTGGAAGACTTTGCAAACAAAAATCGTGTGATGATGAATAAAAACAGGGCATTGCTGAAGAAGCTGACTAAAAGAGATTGA
- the aspS gene encoding aspartate--tRNA ligase, whose translation MFRTYTCGELRISDVNKQVTLAGWVQRSRKMGGMTFVDLRDRYGITQLVFNDELDAPLCERANKLGREFVVQIKGVVNERFSKNANIPTGDVEIIVSELNVLNAAATPPFTIEDNTDGGDDIRMKYRYLDLRRNTVRANLELRHRMTMEVRRYLDSMGFLEVETPVLIGSTPEGARDFVVPSRMNPGQFYALPQSPQLFKQLLMVSGFDRYFQIVKCFRDEDLRADRQPEFTQIDCEMSFVEQEDVISTFEGMAKHLFKTIRGVELTEPFLRMPWSEAMKYYGSDKPDLRFDMKFVELMDVLKGHGFPVFDDAAYIGGICAEGAAVYTRKQLDALTDFVKKSQIGAKGMVYARIEADGNVKSSVDKFYSQEILQQMKEAFGAKPGDLILILSGDDAMKTRKQLCELRLEMGNQLGLRDKNTFACLWVIDFPLFEWDEEQKRFMAMHHPFTSPKLEDVHLLDSDTGAVRANAYDMVVNGVEVGGGSIRIHDSELQNKMFGLLGFTNERAHEQFGYLMDAFKYGAPPHGGLAYGLDRWVSLFAGLDSIRDCIAFPKNNSGRDVMIDAPATLEAAQLEELNLIIDLKEHN comes from the coding sequence ATGTTCAGAACATATACGTGTGGAGAGTTACGTATCTCCGATGTGAATAAGCAGGTAACGCTGGCCGGATGGGTACAGCGCTCACGCAAGATGGGAGGGATGACATTTGTTGACCTCCGCGACCGTTACGGAATTACGCAATTGGTATTTAATGATGAATTGGATGCGCCGTTGTGCGAACGAGCCAACAAGTTGGGACGCGAGTTTGTCGTTCAAATAAAGGGCGTTGTTAATGAACGTTTCAGCAAGAATGCCAACATACCTACAGGGGATGTGGAGATTATCGTTTCGGAACTGAACGTACTCAACGCTGCCGCAACACCACCTTTTACCATCGAAGATAATACAGATGGAGGAGATGATATCCGCATGAAGTATCGTTATCTCGATTTAAGAAGAAATACTGTTCGTGCCAACTTAGAACTACGTCATCGGATGACAATGGAAGTACGTCGCTATCTCGACAGCATGGGTTTTTTGGAAGTCGAAACGCCGGTGCTTATTGGTTCTACTCCCGAAGGTGCAAGGGATTTTGTAGTACCATCGCGCATGAATCCGGGACAATTTTATGCTCTTCCACAATCACCACAACTCTTTAAACAGTTGCTGATGGTATCAGGGTTCGATCGTTATTTTCAGATTGTGAAATGTTTCCGTGACGAGGATTTGCGTGCCGACCGCCAGCCTGAATTTACACAAATTGACTGCGAAATGAGTTTCGTGGAGCAAGAAGATGTAATTTCTACGTTCGAAGGAATGGCCAAACATTTATTTAAGACCATTCGTGGAGTGGAACTTACGGAACCTTTCTTGCGTATGCCGTGGAGCGAAGCAATGAAATATTATGGTAGCGACAAACCGGATCTTCGTTTCGATATGAAATTTGTAGAATTGATGGATGTCCTTAAAGGTCATGGCTTCCCTGTATTTGATGATGCTGCCTACATTGGTGGTATCTGTGCAGAGGGTGCAGCTGTCTATACTCGTAAACAACTCGATGCACTGACCGACTTTGTGAAGAAATCTCAGATTGGTGCCAAAGGAATGGTTTATGCCCGCATAGAAGCGGACGGAAATGTAAAATCGAGTGTGGATAAATTCTACTCACAAGAAATTTTGCAACAGATGAAAGAGGCTTTCGGCGCTAAACCAGGCGATTTGATTCTAATTCTTTCAGGCGACGATGCAATGAAAACACGTAAACAACTTTGTGAACTTCGTCTAGAGATGGGTAACCAACTCGGATTAAGAGATAAGAACACATTTGCATGCTTATGGGTAATTGACTTCCCTCTCTTCGAATGGGATGAAGAACAAAAACGATTCATGGCTATGCACCATCCGTTTACTTCGCCAAAATTAGAAGACGTTCATTTGCTTGATAGCGACACTGGTGCTGTACGCGCCAATGCATACGATATGGTAGTGAATGGCGTTGAAGTAGGGGGTGGTTCAATTCGTATTCACGATAGTGAGTTACAAAATAAGATGTTCGGTTTACTAGGCTTTACAAATGAGCGTGCTCACGAACAATTTGGCTACCTGATGGATGCGTTTAAATATGGTGCGCCTCCTCATGGTGGATTGGCCTACGGACTCGACCGTTGGGTATCTCTCTTTGCCGGGCTCGATTCTATTCGCGATTGTATCGCATTCCCGAAGAACAATTCCGGTCGTGACGTGATGATTGACGCTCCCGCTACTTTAGAAGCTGCTCAATTAGAAGAACTTAATCTGATAATAGATTTAAAGGAACATAATTAG